The Setaria viridis chromosome 6, Setaria_viridis_v4.0, whole genome shotgun sequence genome contains a region encoding:
- the LOC117859664 gene encoding DNA damage-binding protein cmr1 yields the protein MASPLPEAGLTDYERRREENIRRNETILASLRRKAAELSASIRPSSPKRPKKQHPRASPAGPIVLRRSLRTRGIPPGESSASPGANSSPPTPPSPTKPRTTRFSSSLASSLRDATATESTPRPEGGICAADGFDAGRELVLRPANVRRVVPGRILSVRVLPLADRTVVVAGNKVGHIGFWDVDGLVEDDEDDDGADGLFEYFPHRGAVGGIVVHPTDPRKIYSSSYHGEICLMDVEKESFNTIHLCDSPIFSLCQAPDSHSSLYFAEGNDLKHFDERAGKVSTTWNLHDNRINSIDFRPENPYLFATSSTDRTVRIWDMRSMKNKGPGCLKVWEYSRAIQSAYFSPSGNMLATTSLDDTVRIFNVDNFDDSCVLDHNNRTGRWLSTFKAIWSWSDSNLFVGNMKRVIDVISVDRSEKSLSASYTASLESEHMTAIPCRFSLHPYKVGHLAGASSSGKVFLWTRV from the exons ATGgcgtcgccgctgccggaggCCGGGCTCACCGACTACGAGCGCCGGCGCGAGGAGAACATCCGCCGCAACGAGACCATCCTCGCCTCCCTCCGCCGCAAGGCCGCCGAGCTCTCCGCTTCcatccgcccctcctcccccaagCGCCCCAAGAAGCAGCATCCCCGCGCGAGCCCGGCCGGCCCCATCgtcctccgccgctccctccgcacCCGCGGCATTCCTCCCGGCGAGTCGTCCGCCTCCCCCGGCGCCAACTCCTCcccgcccacgccgccgtccccgacgAAGCCCCGCACCACCCggttctcctcctccctcgcctcctccctGCGAGACGCCACCGCCACCGAGTCCACGCCGCGTCCGGAGGGCGGGATCTGCGCGGCGGACGGGTTCGATGCCGGGAGGGAGCTGGTGCTGCGTCCCGCGAACGTGAGGAGGGTGGTGCCGGGGAGGATACTCTCGGTGCGGGTCCTGCCGCTGGCCGACCGGACCGTGGTGGTCGCCGGGAACAAGGTCGGACATATCGGGTTCTGGGATGTGGATGGTCTCGTGGAAGATGATGAGGATGACGATGGTGCAGACGGGTTGTTCGAATATTTTCCCCACAGGGGAGCCGTGGGGGGCATTGTGGTGCACCCCACCGATCCGCGGAAG ATTTACAGCTCTAGCTATCACGGTGAAATTTGTCTCATGGATGTTGAGAAGGAGAGCTTTAATACTATCCACTTGTGTGACTCCCCCATTTTCTCGCTTTGTCAAGCACCAGATAGTCACAGCTCCCTATATTTTGCCGAGGGAAATGATTTGAAACATTTCGATGAAAGGGCAGGTAAGGTGTCAACTACATGGAATTTACATGACAATAGAATCAATTCAATAGATTTTCGTCCGGAGAACCCATATCTGTTTGCCACAAGCTCAACGGATCGCACAGTTCGCATTTGGGATATGAGAAGTATGAAAAATAAAGGTCCGGGGTGCTTGAAAGTTTGGGAGTACAGCAGAGCCATTCAGTCAGCTTATTTCTCACCCAGTGGCAATATGCTTGCAACAACCAG CCTTGATGACACTGTCCGGATTTTTAATGTGGACAACTTTGATGACTCGTGTGTTCTCGACCATAACAACAGGACAGGCAGATGGCTGTCCACATTCAA GGCAATCTGGAGCTGGAGCGACAGCAACCTATTTGTTGGGAATATGAAAAGAGTAATAGATGTTATCTCAGTTGATCGCAGTGAGAAGAGCCTCTCGGCTTCATACACAGCATCTCTTGAGAGTGAACACATGACAGCCATCCCATGCCGGTTTTCGCTGCACCCCTACAAAGTTGGCCACCTGGCTGGTGCAAGCTCCAGTGGTAAGGTGTTTCTCTGGACCAGAGTTTAA